One part of the Salmo salar chromosome ssa10, Ssal_v3.1, whole genome shotgun sequence genome encodes these proteins:
- the csnk2a2b gene encoding casein kinase II subunit alpha' isoform X2 has translation MPGPAAGSKSRVYADVNTLKSREYWDYETHVPNWSNQEDYQLVRKLGRGKYSEVFEAINNNEKVVVKILKPVKKKKIKREIKILENLRGGANIIRLVDTVKDPVELYQKLTDFDIRFYMYELLKALDYCHSMGIMHRDVKPHNVMIDHQMRKLRLIDWGLAEFYHPAQEYNVRVASRYFKGPELLVDYQMYDYSLDMWSLGCMLASMIFQKEPFFHGQDNYDQLVRIAKVLGTDELFGYLRKYHIELDPRFKDLLGQQTRKRWEQFVQTENQHLVSPEALDLLDKLLRYDHQQRLTATEAMEHPYFYPVLKEQSLSNADVNMVSSGSATAR, from the exons ATGCCCGGCCCGGCGGCCGGCAGTAAATCTCGGGTGTACGCCGATGTCAACACTTTGAAGAGCAGGGAATATTGGGACTACGAAACCCACGTGCCTAACTGGAG TAACCAGGAAGACTACCAGTTGGTGCGGAAGCTTGGCAGAGGGAAGTACAGTGAGGTCTTTGAGgccatcaacaacaatgagaaggTGGTGGTCAAGATCCTCAAG CCtgtcaagaagaagaaaatcaaGCGTGAAATCAAGATCCTGGAGAATTTGCGAGGTGGAGCCAACATCATCCGATTGGTGGACACAGTGAAAGACCCTGTG GAGCTCTACCAGAAGTTAACAGATTTTGATATCCGTTTTTACATGTATGAACTACTTAAG GCTCTGGACTACTGCCACAGTATGGGGATAATGCACCGTGATGTCAAGCCCCACAATGTGATGATTGACCACCAGatgaggaag CTACGTCTAATAGACTGGGGCCTTGCAGAGTTCTACCATCCTGCACAGGAATACAACGTCAGAGTAGCGTCTCGCTACTTTAAGGGACCTGAGTTACTGGTGGATTACCAG ATGTACGACTACAGTTTGGACATGTGGAGTCTTGGCTGCATGCTGGCCAGTATGATCTTTCAGAAAGAGCCCTTCTTCCATGGCCAGGACAATTATGACCAG CTGGTCCGAATTGCCAAAGTCCTGGGGACAGATGAACTTTTTGGTTACCTGCGCAAATACCACATTGAACTGGACCCACGCTTCAAGGACCTTCTTGGCCA ACAGACGCGGAAACGCTGGGAGCAATTTGTCCAGACCGAGAACCAGCACCTGGTGAGCCCTGAGGCTCTGGACCTGCTGGATAAGCTGCTGCGCTACGACCATCAGCAGAGACTGACGGCCACAGAGGCCATGGAGCATCCCTACTTCT ATCCTGTGCTgaaggaacagtctctctctaatgCGGATGTCAATATGGTGTCCAGTGGATCCGCTACGGCTCGATGA
- the csnk2a2b gene encoding casein kinase II subunit alpha' isoform X1, whose product MPGPAAGSKSRVYADVNTLKSREYWDYETHVPNWSNQEDYQLVRKLGRGKYSEVFEAINNNEKVVVKILKPVKKKKIKREIKILENLRGGANIIRLVDTVKDPVSRTPALVFECINNTDFKELYQKLTDFDIRFYMYELLKALDYCHSMGIMHRDVKPHNVMIDHQMRKLRLIDWGLAEFYHPAQEYNVRVASRYFKGPELLVDYQMYDYSLDMWSLGCMLASMIFQKEPFFHGQDNYDQLVRIAKVLGTDELFGYLRKYHIELDPRFKDLLGQQTRKRWEQFVQTENQHLVSPEALDLLDKLLRYDHQQRLTATEAMEHPYFYPVLKEQSLSNADVNMVSSGSATAR is encoded by the exons ATGCCCGGCCCGGCGGCCGGCAGTAAATCTCGGGTGTACGCCGATGTCAACACTTTGAAGAGCAGGGAATATTGGGACTACGAAACCCACGTGCCTAACTGGAG TAACCAGGAAGACTACCAGTTGGTGCGGAAGCTTGGCAGAGGGAAGTACAGTGAGGTCTTTGAGgccatcaacaacaatgagaaggTGGTGGTCAAGATCCTCAAG CCtgtcaagaagaagaaaatcaaGCGTGAAATCAAGATCCTGGAGAATTTGCGAGGTGGAGCCAACATCATCCGATTGGTGGACACAGTGAAAGACCCTGTG TCCCGAACGCCTGCGCTTGTCTTTGAATGCATCAATAACACAGATTTTAAG GAGCTCTACCAGAAGTTAACAGATTTTGATATCCGTTTTTACATGTATGAACTACTTAAG GCTCTGGACTACTGCCACAGTATGGGGATAATGCACCGTGATGTCAAGCCCCACAATGTGATGATTGACCACCAGatgaggaag CTACGTCTAATAGACTGGGGCCTTGCAGAGTTCTACCATCCTGCACAGGAATACAACGTCAGAGTAGCGTCTCGCTACTTTAAGGGACCTGAGTTACTGGTGGATTACCAG ATGTACGACTACAGTTTGGACATGTGGAGTCTTGGCTGCATGCTGGCCAGTATGATCTTTCAGAAAGAGCCCTTCTTCCATGGCCAGGACAATTATGACCAG CTGGTCCGAATTGCCAAAGTCCTGGGGACAGATGAACTTTTTGGTTACCTGCGCAAATACCACATTGAACTGGACCCACGCTTCAAGGACCTTCTTGGCCA ACAGACGCGGAAACGCTGGGAGCAATTTGTCCAGACCGAGAACCAGCACCTGGTGAGCCCTGAGGCTCTGGACCTGCTGGATAAGCTGCTGCGCTACGACCATCAGCAGAGACTGACGGCCACAGAGGCCATGGAGCATCCCTACTTCT ATCCTGTGCTgaaggaacagtctctctctaatgCGGATGTCAATATGGTGTCCAGTGGATCCGCTACGGCTCGATGA